From the Chryseobacterium sp. G0201 genome, the window TTAAAGTTTGGAACAATAGTGAAAGAATTTCCGGCATTGACGATATGTTTGGCTACATAATCAGGTTCCATGATTAAAGATTCATTCAGTTGTAAACCTTCATTAATTTTTGTTCTGATATAACCAATCACTAAAGCATTGACTTTAATATTCCTAGAAGCTAATTCTTGTCTTAAGCCAGCTAAATAAGTTGTAAAAGCCGCTTTTGTACTTCCGTAAACAAAATTACTTTTTCGACCTCGAACGCCCGAAAGTGAAGACAGTCCGATAATTCGTTCTAAATTCTTATTGCTTTCGTCCATTGCAATAATATTCAGAATAGATACAGCTCCCATGTAATTCGTAATCATCATTTGTTGAGTTCCTTTGAAATCTTTCAAAGCTTTGTCATTATCTACTAAAAAACCTGCTGCATAAACCGCGATATGAGGTTTTATTGGAAGTTCATCATAGAATTTCTGATGTGAATCAAAATCTGCTGCATCAAAATATAAAACCGTTATTTTTGATTGGTCTAGATTATTGGAAACTATAAAATTTTCTAATGATTTTGTATTTCGGGAAGCTGCAATGATCGTACATCCTTTTGACAAATATTGTAAAATAGATTGCTTCGCAACATCGGAATTAGCACCTAGAATGAGAACGGTTTTGTTTGTGTTTTGATTCATGCGACAAAGATATTTTATTTTAAAATTTAAACACAAATTTCACAAATGTTTTCACTAATAATACAGATTCTTAGTCCATATTCTTAACACTATGTTTGTCATCCTGAAATGATCTAGCCATATATTACTTTTAAGAATTTAGATTCCTCTGGAATGACAAAATGAATAGATACCTTTATTATAAAAAGAATCGGCGCGGTGAGCTTTGCTCACCGCGCCGAAACGTAATATTTCAAAAACTAAAAATTACTTATTTTCAGTTTCGATTTCCTTTTTCTCAACTGGTTTATCAGTTGTTTTTACTGCTTTTTCTCCAAAACGAGTTTCTGTAAATTCTCTTGAAACAGCCGCTTTTTCGAATTTTAATTTTCCTGATAATGTTTCAATAACGAAACCATCATCCTGAACCTGAGCAATTCTTCCGTGAAGACCAGAGGTAAGAACTACTCTAGTTCCAACTTTTAAGTTTTCCTGGAAAGTTTTTTCTTTCTTTTGTTTTGCTTGTTGTGGTCTTATCATTAAGAAATAAAAACCTACAAACATCACCCCCATCATGATCAACATCATTGGAGACGAACCTCCCGCTGGAGCTGCTTGTAAAAAGATTGTTAATATACTCATTATATTATGGTTGAATATTAGCTGTAAATGTTAATTTAATTGGAGCTTTATCTACGTTCGCAAAAACATCTGCATACTTACTTACATTTCCATCAAAGCTTGAAGAGTCAAAATGCAATGTAATTTTTCCTTTTTTACCGGGCATAATTGGTTCTTTTGTGAAATCAGGTACTGTACATCCACATCCTGGCTTTACTTCAGAAATTACCAAAGGATTTTTTCCTGTATTTGTAATTTCATATACGTGCTCTACTTTATCTCCTTTTTTGATTTTTCCAAAATCGAAGCTGTTTTCAGAAAGAGCAATTGTTGTTAATGGCTGGTTAGATGGAGCCGGTGTTCCTGCTACCGCCGGAGTAGCCGTCGCTGCACCTTCCTGTACGTGAACTGCTGAAGAATCAGTTGGCGGCAAATTATTTGCAGCACTAGAATCTACTGCTACAGCATCTGATCCCTGAACTTCTTTGCTTTCTTTTTTACAAGAAACTAAACCAAAGCCTATAATAGACAAAGCGATAATTGATAACGTCTTTTTCATGTTAAATTCTATTTTGATCTTTACAATATTTATCTAAAATTCCGTTGATGAAGATATTGGATCTGTCTGTAGCAAATACTTTAGCGATCTCTATATATTCATTAATAATTACTCTTGAAGGGGTGAAGGCAAAATTATCAAGCTCAGAAATTGCTGTTGTTAAAATAACTTTGTCCATTAAAGAAACTCTATCCAAATCCCAGTTTTCCAATCTTTCACCTAACTTTTTCTCGTTGCTTTCCCAGTTGTTCAGTGTGTCTCTCAACAATTTACCTGCGAAATCTCTGTCTTCATCATCTTTCACCATTTTGATCAAAGTTCTACTTTCTTCATCTTCCTTTAGAAAACCAATCGTTTTTTGAACCATTGAATTAGCAATATGAATATCATCATACCAAGTTAATTCTTTATCCCCAAGATATTCATGAAAATCTTCATTTTCAGCGATGTATCTTAAAAATAATTTTCCAATAAATTTTTGATCTTCCTCAAAAGAATACCCATCTTCTTTCATGAAATCCTGATAACGCTTTCCTGCAGTAATTCTCTGGAAAGTTCTCACCAAAAGATCATCATGAAGATCCCACTTCAATTGTTTATGCTGACCAGTAAAAAATAATCTCTCAGGATTTTCTTCAATCTTAATTAATACTTGGTTGCTGATGAATTTTTGATTAGGATTGGTATTCGCATCGGTTTTGATGTATTTATTCTTACCGATTTCGATCTGATGTTCTGCAAGATCTTTCAATGCCACTAAAAAGTTTAGTTCATAGATATACAGATAATAGATTTTTTCTATTCCAGAGAACATGTTTTTCTCTAAAACATCAAATTTTATTGGATTTTGGTAGTAAGAATACACACTTTCTACTACTTTTTCACGGATTTGTCGTCGTCCTAACATTCAAAGAGCTTTTTATGGGTGCAAAGATACGAAATTTAAAATTTATGAAATTCGTAGTCTGCTTCTATTTTTGTAATTTTGCAAAACTTTATGAAAGCTTTAAAAACTCTAAACCCTTATTTTTGGAAACATAAAATATTATTGTTTTGGGGGTCGCTGTTTATCATTACCAGCAATTTTTTCAATATATACAAAGTTCAGTTTGTAGGAAAATCGGTTGATGAACTTACAAAAAACGGAAATTACGGCTTCAATAAGCAGATATTAATTTATGTTGCCATTATTGTCGGATGTTCCCTTCTTACCGGATTTTTCACCTTTATGATGAGACAAACTATTATTGTAGCATCAAGAAGGATTGAATATGAGCTGAAAAATAAAATCTACAGACATTATCAGGAATTATCTTTAACGGATTACAAACAAACGACTATTGGTGATTTAATGAACCGATTAAGTGAAGATGTTGTGGCTGTAAGAATGTATCTTGGACCTGGTGTGATGTACGTTGTGAACTTAATTATTCTATTAATTATCACAAGTATTTATATGCTGAAAACGGATGTATCAATGACTTTATGGACATTGTTGCCTCTTCCCATTTTATCATTTGCTATTTTCAAGGTAAGTTCTATTATTAATAAAAAGTCGAAGATTATGCAGAAAAGTCAGTCTGCAATTTCAACTTTTGTTCAGGATAGTTTTTCGGGAATCCGTGTTGTGAAGTTTTTTGCGAAAGAAAATTACATCAAGAAAAATTACAGCGTAAAAGTCACTGATTATCAAGACAAAGCTTTAGATTTAGCTAAAACCGAAGCATATTTCTTTACCATTATTTTATTCGTAATCGGTCTATTAAACGTTGCCATTATTTTAATTGGCGGTCAAAAATATATTGACGGACAATTAAGTATCGGTAAAATCGCCGATTTCTTCATGTATATCAACACATTGATATTTCCTTTCTCAATGGTTGGCTGGGTAACTTCTGTGAACCAAAGAGCTGAAGCTTCCATGCAAAGAATCAATGAATTTTTGGATAAAAAATCTGAAGTTATCAATACAAACTTCGAAAACTATCCTATTAAAGGAGATATTGAGTTCAGAAATGTGTCTTATGTTTACCCAAATACAGGAATTAAGGCGTTAGATAATTTAAGTTTTAAAATCGATGCCGGACAATCTCTCGCGATCATGGGTAAAACAGGAAGTGGAAAATCTACCATTGCCTTACTTCTTTGCCGATTAATTGATCCTACGGAAGGAGAAATTTTAATTGATGGTAAAAATCTTAAAGATCATAACTTAGACAATTACAGAAATTTTATAGGCTACATTCCGCAGGAAAGTTACTTGTTTTCAGATTCTATCGAGAGTAATATTGGGTTTGCAATAGACAATCCTTCCCACGATAAAGTCGTTGAATATGCCAAGATCGCAGATGTTGATAAAAACATCATCGACTTCAAAGATCAATATAAAACACTTGTTGGTGAGCGTGGTGTAATGCTTTCGGGAGGTCAGAAACAGCGTATTTGTATCGCTAGAGCCTTAATTAAAGACCCAAACATCATTATTTTCGACGATTCATTGTCTGCTTTGGACACTGAAACCGAGCAGAATATCTTAGAAAATATAGAATCAAAAATTCACAACGCTACGTCCATAATTATCACACACAGAGAGTCTAGCGCTCAGAGAGCAGATAAAATTATTAATCTTACTGAAATTACCAATTCTTTAACCGCTTAGCCATTTCATTCGGAATTGTTAAATAAATCATAAAAAAAATTTTGTGATTAAAAGAAAACTTTTATATTTGTTCTTAACAAGATTAAAAAATATCTAACAATGAGTGAATACAAGGAACGCCATGAAAATGAAATTTTCACGAAGGTGTTAAAAGCAGGAAGAAGAACTTATTTCTTTGATGTGCGCGAGACGAAAGCAGGAGATTATTATCTTACGATTACCGAAAGCAAAAAGAACTTCGGAGAGAATGGAGAGGCTACATTCGAGAAACACAAAATTTATCTTTACAAAGAGGATTTTAAAAGTTTTCAGGAGATGTTTAATGAATCCACAGATTTCATCATTAACGAAAAAGGTGAGGATGTAATATCAGAAAAGCATGACAAAGACTTCAAAAGCAAATCTTATACAATAGATTCTGACGACGAGGTTTAAGCCAAAACAATATCTTAAAAACACAAGCATCTGAAAAAAGATGCTTTTTTTATGTTTATATTTTAATAAATCTTATTGATTTTCTTGATTTTATTGCATAAAAAAAAACACATTCTCAATGAAGAAAATGTGTTTAAATGTGGGTGAATGAGGGGTCTCGAACCCCCGACCTCCGGAACCACAATCCGGCGCTCTAACCAACTGAGCTACAATCACCGTTTTGGTGGTGCAAATATAAGAAAGATTTTTTAATTACAAAATAATTCCATCAAAATTTTTCAACGCAATCAGCTTCTCAGTCGTAAATCCCTCAGCATAAGTAACTCCCGATAACCTTCCTAAGTCTTGTGCACGGTACGTTAAACTCTCGTAGAAGTCTTTTGATGTAATCGGAGTCTCAGGTTCCTTAGAAGTTGGATCATAAAACTGAGTTTTGAATGCCATACACGCTTCGATCTTCTTATCGAGATGCTCAGAAATGTCAATAACAAATTCCGGTTTGATATTTTTCCACTGAATATAATTGAAAATATGCTTTGGTCTCCATACCTCTTGATTTTCTCCGTCCTCTGAAGTTTCAATTTTTCTTAAGCCAGATAAAAAGCACGCATCCGATACTAATTTCGCTCCTTTTGCGTGATCTGGATGTCTATCATCAATCGCGTTCGCTAAAACGATTTCTGGCCTGTATTTGCGAATCATTTTTACGATCTTTAATTGATATTCTTCAGAATTCACAAGAAAGCCATCTTTCATTCCTAAATTCTCTCTCGCAGAAACTCCCAAAATCTTTGCAGAATTTCCGGCCTCTATTCTTCTTGTTTCATCTGTACCTCTGGTTCCCATTTCGCCTTTCGTTAAATCAACGATAACGCATGTTTTTCCTTCTGAAATTAATTTGGCAATTGTTCCGCCGCAACCTAACTCAACATCATCAGGATGTGCTCCAAAAGCAAGTATGTCTATTTTCATTTATTCTTTTTAATTTTAATTTGTAAGATGAAACGTTCAATTACTATGCTCGTGTTATCGAATTTTTAACCAAGCCGTTTCATACTTTCAAATATAAGATTTAAAATAAAAACTTCCCAAACATTACGAATGGGAAGTTTTAATATCTATAATTTAAATTTTAAATTACTTGTTGATCTCTCCGTTTAGCTTTACAGCATCTTGGTATGTTGGATCTAACTGTAAAGATTTTGCAACATAATCTTTTGCTTTCGCAAGATCAGAATCTTTATTCATATAAGCTACTGCAAAATAAGCATAAGCCAATGTTTGCTTGTTAGCCTCCATATCAGCAGGTTTTACCGTTGAAATAAATTTCTCATAAGCAATTTTTGCAGCATCATTATTACCAGCTTGTTGGTAAGAATATCCTTGACTGTAATATGCGGGAGCCCAATCAGGAAGAAGAGTGCTCATTTTCTGCCATGTAAGGATTGCTCCATTCCAGTTTTTAGCATCTTGGTAAGCTGTCGCCAACTTAAACAATGAATCTGTATCCTGAGCATTAGCAGCTACTTTTTGCTTTAATCCTTCGATAGTCGGGTTTGTTGGCCCAGTATCAGCAGAACCTTGTGATACAGCACCACCTCCAGCGATCTTAGCAAGCTCCATATCCCACTTCAATGTTTCGTCTTTTGCACCTTTAGCAATTGCTACTTTTTGTTGAGCCTCAGTCATTAAAGCTGTTTTCTTAGCAGCATCTTTTTCGTCTTTAGCCAAGCCAGCAGCAATCAGACCTTGTAAACCTTGGTCAGCAGGCTGTACTCTAGACTTTTCAGCCTGAGAAACGAAACTATCCATGCTTTGTTTAGCTTCAGCATATTTTCCGTCAGCATATAATTGATATGCTCTTAATTTGAATTTGATTGGATCATCAACTTTGTCAAAAATCTTATCTAAGATCATTTTAGAGTTTGCATAATCTTCATTAGTGAAATAAAGTTTAGCAATTTCTAATTGTGTATACGGATCTTCATCAGCATACTTTGTATAGTTGATCAAATCCTGAGTTGCTTTCGCATTCTCCTGATATTTAATATCATAAGCAGCTAAAGCTTTGTAAGCAGGTGCATAAGTAGCATCTGTAGCAATTGCTTTATCTATATTTGTTTTAGCTTGTTGCCATTGTTGTGCAGCCATCCATAAAGTACCCATTCTTGTATAAACAGACGCTTTATTTTTAGCAACAGGTAAAGCCTTATCATAAGCTGTCATTGCATCACCAGGGATTCTTTTTAATCTGTAAGCATCTCCTAATGTATAGTAATAATGTGCAGGAACTTCTTTTTTAGCAGCTCTTTCAATTGCTTTATTCAAAAACTGAATAGCAAGATCCGGAGAGTTATTTTTCTCAAATAATGTTAAAGCTTCAGCAGCTCTGAACAATACTTCTGCATCTTTTTCTCTAGAATCAGTTACAATTTTCTGGATTTCAGCAATTGCATTTTTATCACCCTTTCCTAGTTTCACAGCAGCCAAACCAATTTTATTAAGGTAGCTTTTGCTATCTGCTGCAAGACCTTTATTAAAACTTTCCGTTGCTTTTGCAAAATCAGGTTCACCTTGTCTTAAAAATGTATTTCCTAAGTAGAAATAATTTTCAGCAGTAGGTGTTTTAGCAATCATGTCAGTGAAATTAGTTTTTGCTTGAGCAAATTTATCACTGTCAATACTGTTAATACCATCTTGTACTGTTTGCGCAGAGGCAAAGTTGGCAAAAAATACCACGGCTGCCCCAAAAGCAATCTTCTTTACATTCATAATCATTATATCTTTCATTTTAATATATTCTAAACTGAATTAATTCATTACACAATTTTCAGACCAAAATAGTATAATTATTTTGAGGAAAAGGTTAATTTAATATTTTTTAACGCATTTGAACCTCTCTTTTGTAAATATTGTAGGGTTGTAATCCTTCCTTTTCTACGATCATTTGACCAAGTTGAGTACAAGAATATCTTATAAATCCGTTTGCTATGTTAAAATTCCCTTCGTTTGTTAAAAAGTATAAAACTCTTGTAAAAGGATATTTCATTTCGCGTAATCCGGCAGAATCCGCAGAATATAATTTTCCATTATTTTCAACAGGGAGAACTTTTATCAACTCTCGTAATTTTTCAGAAGTTTTATCATAGGGTCTACTGAAAGTATTAAGACCTATAACTCCTATTTTATTGGGATATTTATTTAATTCTTCAATAATATTCTGACTTCCGGGAATTACGGAGAACTTTAAATCTTTTGGTTGTTTTTTAAGTTTTTGTGCCACGAAATTCAAATTACTTGAATTTGTTCCGTCGAAAATAAAGTCTTTGTTATCAGATTGAAGTCCATTTCTAATTTCATCCATCGAAATACTTGTCTTTGGAGAGTTTATTGGAACAACAAAAACTACTGCATCAGCAGCAAATTTCGCAGGTAATATTTTCATATCCACTTGTTCTTCAAAAGCTTTAACTTCTTCAGGAGAAAGTTCTTTAGACATTACAGCAATTCTTGCTTTGCCCTGTAAGAGATCAAGAAAGCCTAAATCTTCTTTTCTTGTAACCACTTTAATTTTTGTTTCGGGATAATTAATCATATATCCGTCAGCTAAAGCTTCGGTAACGCTTTTAAAAGATTCGTCCGTAAGAATCGTAAGGTCTCCCTTGTGATAAGACGGAGATTTATCTTCTTTTTTACAGCCTACAATAATAACACTAAAAACAAATAGCATTATAAGTTTAATACTATTCTTCATTTCCAGCATCTTTAATTTTTGAAACAGCTCTATATATTCTGAATATCCCGTAAAGGATAAGAAGCCCACCCATTGCATAAGCAACCGCCGGCTCCAAAGTTGTGAAAAAGAATTTGTAGTAAATAACTACAACTCCTAGCACTATATAAAATAATCCTGTAATCAGGGATAACCAATTGAACATCATAAAACAAAAATACCAAAAAAAATAAAAAGAGAAGCTATTGCTTCTCTTTTTTAATTATTATTTAAAGATAAATTATCCTTCAAAATTCATTGTTAAAGGTAATCTGAATCTGTAACGTACAGATTGACCATTAATTTTAGCAGGACTCCATTTATTCTTAATAGACTTAATCGTTCTTACAGCTTCAGAATTGAAGTCTGAATTTCCTCCATTAGCCTTTACGTCAGTAATACTTCCATCTCTTTCTACTACGAAAGTAATTTCAGTTTTTACTGTACCTTCATCACCATTCATCGCAGAACCATCAAAGCTATCTCCTACTTTCTTTCTGAAAGAGTTGATACCTCCTGGGAATTCCGCAGTTTGCTCTACCTCAGTATATACTTGAGTATCGCTCACCTGAGGCTTCACTTCAGCTGTTGAAGTTCTTGTACCTGTAGATGGTGGTGGTGGAGGTGGAGTATAAGCCGGAGCTTTTACACCTTCCTGATTATTTAGACCAGTTGTCGTTTCTAATTGCTTAGAAATTGGTGGCGGTGGAGTTTCAATTTTTGGAGCTCTTACCGGTTCTGGTACAACGTTCTGAATAACCTCAATCTTTTCCTCTTCTTTTGGTGGAGGTGGTGGAGGTGGTTCTTCTTCTTTTGGCTGCTCTATAATTTTATCTTCCTGAAGAATCTCAACCAAATCTGCCTTAACTTCTTGTTTAGGTGGTTCAGTAAGTCTCTTAATTGTAAGATAAATAAACGGAGACAAAGCCGCAACTAGGAATAATGCCGTTCCAACAATAAAAGATTTTGTTAGAAGTCTTGGATACTGATGTCTAAGATCATAGGCACCATACGCCTTGTTTCTATTTTCAAATACAATCTCGTCTAAAGTAAGATTCTGACTGTATACATTTTCATCTGCCATAGATTTACAATTTTATGGTTAAATTACTTTGTAGCTGGTGCAGCCGCAGCTCCATTATTTCCTACTTTTCTGTCATAAATAGCCTTTTCCCAAGGTTTAAGATCAGTAACACCGTACTGCTCACTTTTGGTAATAGCCATTTCGTCAAGAATATCTACAAAGTTTTTATATACAGCATCGTCAGTAGGCTTGATAATAACAGTAAATTTTGTTTTATCTGCTGCATTTGCTTTTGCTTGCTCAATTACTTTTCTAATCCCTTCTCTATCAAAAGAAGTCTCGTTAAGATTTTGATCAGTTAAAGATGTGTTATCTTGCTGATGCCAAAAAATCTTATTACCCTTACCCAATAATAAAGAAATTGAATTAGAAAGTTTAATTTCTGTTGGAGGTGGTTTTTGTTGCTCATCTTTCGGTTTTGCCGGAAGACCCAAATCCATTACATTCGGTTTAGAGAATGTGGTTGTGAACATAAAGAAGGTGATCAATAGAAAACCCAAGTCCACCATAGGAGTCATATCTACCCTGGTATTCTGCTTCTTGGAACGTACCTTGCCGCCTTTGCCGCCTTTTTCCTGTACTTGTACTTCTGCCATTTCTAATGATTATTATTGTTTACCTTCTTGTGATGTAATCAACCAGAATTTAAGAAAATCAATATCTCTTAAACCTTCAAATAGGCTTTTAACTTTAGGATACTCAGTTGTAACGTCTCCTTTGATTGCTAATTTGTAATCAGGATTTACGCTTAAACTTTGTTGTACCCAGTCTACTAACTGCTTATTTGTACTGTCCATAGGAATCCCAGTAGGACTCTTGAAACTCTTCTGTTCCTCATCTGACAAATCAAGATAGCTTTTAAGTTGGTTCATAGGAACCCCAATCGCTTGTACTTTTTGAAATGCAGCTTTTTCGTTGTTGTCAAATGCAATACCATACTTTTGACCCATTTTATCTAAAAGCTGTAGTCTCTCTGATGCGTTCTCTACCGGTTGGAAATAAAATTTCCCGTCCGGCGTAGCGTTGATGGTCATCAAACTTGCATCAGGAAGTAACTTCTCTGATATTGAAGATGGCGGTTTAATCTGCTCCACGTCAGGTTTTTTAAACTGAGTGGTCAATATAAAGAATGTAAGTAGTAGGAAGGCAACGTCACACATTGCCGTCATATCCGTCACTACTCCATGTCTTTTTGGTTTGACTCTCGCCATTGTTTTGAATTATTTTTAATTAAACTTCTGTTATTGTATGCAAATTCCTTGCTAAAGATTCAATTCTTAGTTGAACTCAGCGAAAGACTGCTGGATACTCATTGCGATCTCGTCGATCTTGTAAGTTAATCCGTCAATTCTAGATGTAAAATAATTGTAAAGGATAATAGCGATAGCTGAAGTACCAATACCTAAAGCTGTGTTGATCAATGCTTCAGAGATACCTGTAGAAAGTGCAGCTGCATCTGGAGTACCACCACCAGAACCTAATGCGAAGAATGCTTTAATCATCCCGATTACTGTTCCTAATAGTGCGATCAAAGTTGCAACAGTACCTAAAGTAGAAAGAATCATCATGTTCTTCTCTAACATTGGCATCTCAAGAGTAGTAGCCTCTTCAATAGCTTTGTTAAGAGCTACCATTTTCTGCTCCTTGTTTAATGTAGTGTCATGAGAAAGAGCTTTGTAAGTAGTAAGACCTTCTTTCACTACGTTACCTACAGATCCTTCTTGTCTGTCACACTCTTCTAAAGCTTCATCAATTTTGTTTTGATTAAGTAGGCTTCTTACTTGTACTACGAAATTGTCTAAGTTTCCTTTTCCAGAAGCTTTACCAAGTACGAAATACCTTTCAAAAGAGAAAACGATTACAGTGATCATGAAAGTAATCAAGATTGGTACGATAACCCCTCCTTTGTAGATAATACCTAAAAACGACTCTGGGTGAATGTCTTTTCCTTCAACACTTGAGAAAGCTACAGAACCACCACCTAGTTTATCTGCGTCTTTAAAATTTCCTGGGCTCCCAAGAACGAATAAATAGATACAAACTCCTATAACGAATAAAATAGGAATAATAACAGCTGGGTTTAAACCTCCTGCTTTTCTAGCAACTAATTGCTCATCATTTTTTGAAACATTCATTTCCATATTTAACTAAATTATATTGTTTTAAAATTTTACAGTTTGTAAATTAAAGGCAAAATTAA encodes:
- a CDS encoding ExbD/TolR family protein, which gives rise to MARVKPKRHGVVTDMTAMCDVAFLLLTFFILTTQFKKPDVEQIKPPSSISEKLLPDASLMTINATPDGKFYFQPVENASERLQLLDKMGQKYGIAFDNNEKAAFQKVQAIGVPMNQLKSYLDLSDEEQKSFKSPTGIPMDSTNKQLVDWVQQSLSVNPDYKLAIKGDVTTEYPKVKSLFEGLRDIDFLKFWLITSQEGKQ
- a CDS encoding MotA/TolQ/ExbB proton channel family protein — encoded protein: MEMNVSKNDEQLVARKAGGLNPAVIIPILFVIGVCIYLFVLGSPGNFKDADKLGGGSVAFSSVEGKDIHPESFLGIIYKGGVIVPILITFMITVIVFSFERYFVLGKASGKGNLDNFVVQVRSLLNQNKIDEALEECDRQEGSVGNVVKEGLTTYKALSHDTTLNKEQKMVALNKAIEEATTLEMPMLEKNMMILSTLGTVATLIALLGTVIGMIKAFFALGSGGGTPDAAALSTGISEALINTALGIGTSAIAIILYNYFTSRIDGLTYKIDEIAMSIQQSFAEFN